From one Gemmobacter sp. genomic stretch:
- the mdh gene encoding malate dehydrogenase, translated as MARPKIALIGAGQIGGTLAHLAAIKELGDIVLFDIAEGTPQGKALDIAQSGPSEGFDAGLKGANSYEDIAGADVCIVTAGVPRKPGMSRDDLLGINLKVMKSVGEGIKAHAPNAFVICITNPLDAMVWALREFSGLPHNKVVGMAGVLDSARFRHFLSLEFGVSMKDVTAFVLGGHGDTMVPLVRYSTVAGIPLPDLVEMGWTTQEKMDAIVQRTRDGGAEIVGLLKTGSAFYAPATSAIEMAESYLKDQKRLLPCAAYVKGAYGLDGMYVGVPTVIGAGGIERIVDIKLNKDEQVMFQKSVDAVKGLVTACKGIDPTLA; from the coding sequence ATGGCCAGACCCAAGATCGCGCTGATCGGCGCGGGCCAGATCGGCGGCACGCTTGCCCATCTTGCCGCCATCAAAGAACTCGGCGACATCGTGCTGTTCGACATCGCCGAAGGCACCCCGCAGGGCAAGGCGCTGGACATTGCGCAATCCGGTCCCTCCGAGGGCTTTGACGCCGGTCTGAAAGGCGCCAACAGCTATGAGGATATCGCGGGCGCCGATGTCTGCATCGTCACTGCCGGCGTGCCGCGCAAGCCGGGCATGAGCCGCGACGACCTGCTGGGCATCAACCTCAAGGTCATGAAATCGGTCGGCGAAGGCATCAAGGCCCATGCCCCGAACGCCTTCGTGATCTGCATCACCAACCCGCTCGATGCGATGGTCTGGGCGCTGCGCGAATTCTCGGGCCTGCCGCACAACAAGGTCGTCGGCATGGCCGGCGTGCTGGATTCGGCGCGCTTCCGCCACTTCCTGAGCCTGGAATTCGGCGTGTCCATGAAGGACGTCACCGCCTTCGTGCTGGGCGGCCATGGCGACACCATGGTGCCGCTGGTCCGCTATTCCACCGTGGCCGGCATTCCGCTGCCGGATCTGGTGGAAATGGGCTGGACCACCCAGGAAAAGATGGACGCCATCGTCCAGCGCACCCGTGACGGCGGCGCCGAGATCGTCGGCCTGCTGAAAACCGGCTCGGCCTTCTATGCGCCGGCGACCTCGGCCATCGAGATGGCGGAAAGCTATCTGAAGGACCAGAAGCGCCTGCTGCCCTGCGCGGCCTATGTCAAGGGCGCCTATGGCCTTGACGGCATGTATGTCGGCGTGCCGACCGTGATCGGCGCGGGTGGCATCGAGCGTATCGTGGACATCAAGCTCAACAAGGACGAGCAGGTGATGTTCCAGAAGTCGGTAGATGCCGTGAAGGGCCTCGTCACCGCCTGCAAGGGCATCGACCCGACGCTGGCCTGA
- a CDS encoding class I SAM-dependent methyltransferase has protein sequence MSRHVSPYHVPGMYADAIARGRHRDIIGGRWGETGAIQMDMLLRLGLQPHHRLLDIGCGPLRTGCRLVPFLDPGNYWGTDLSGALMATGYHQELTEADRRRLPAHQLVEDGDFSFPGLPRAFDLVLCFAVFTHLPQAQLADGLARVAERLDFGLFAFTVFLAPDAVAAAGPWRQPDGVVTHGDRTPWHFLAEDVVRLGADAGLRVDIRPDRLPRGQVLCVATR, from the coding sequence ATGTCCCGCCATGTCTCGCCCTATCACGTGCCCGGCATGTATGCCGACGCGATCGCGCGGGGCCGCCACCGCGACATCATCGGCGGGCGGTGGGGGGAAACCGGCGCGATCCAGATGGACATGCTGCTGCGGCTGGGGTTGCAACCGCACCACCGCCTGCTGGACATCGGCTGCGGCCCCTTGCGCACCGGCTGCCGGCTGGTGCCGTTCCTGGATCCCGGCAACTACTGGGGCACCGATCTGTCGGGCGCCCTGATGGCCACCGGCTATCATCAGGAACTGACCGAGGCCGACCGGCGGCGCCTGCCCGCGCACCAGCTGGTCGAGGATGGCGATTTCAGCTTTCCCGGCCTGCCGCGCGCGTTCGACCTCGTGCTGTGCTTTGCCGTGTTCACCCATCTGCCGCAGGCGCAGCTGGCCGATGGGCTGGCCCGGGTGGCCGAGCGGCTGGACTTTGGCCTGTTCGCCTTTACCGTCTTTCTGGCCCCCGATGCGGTGGCGGCGGCGGGGCCCTGGCGCCAACCCGATGGTGTGGTCACCCATGGCGACCGCACGCCTTGGCATTTTCTGGCCGAAGATGTGGTGCGGCTGGGTGCCGATGCCGGGCTGCGGGTGGACATCCGCCCCGACCGCCTGCCACGCGGGCAGGTGCTGTGCGTGGCAACGCGCTGA